From Azospirillum humicireducens, a single genomic window includes:
- the tagF gene encoding type VI secretion system-associated protein TagF, which produces MPGQPVMGQPVMGNTGCFGKLPARGDFLLRGLPRAFADPWHDWLLDGLQASRAALGGGWMDRYLNAPIWRFTLEAGICGPQAAAGVMMPSVDKAGRQFPLALVALFAPGRTAAGAESDAAWFEAAEELALSVLTHTLDVEAFVGSVAALSVPQQSGEAPSTGARWWTLGGEGVAEQGFTSAGLPPSANFTHFLTGRAEEEGA; this is translated from the coding sequence ATGCCCGGACAGCCTGTGATGGGCCAGCCGGTGATGGGAAACACGGGCTGTTTCGGGAAGCTGCCGGCGCGGGGCGACTTCCTGCTGCGCGGGCTGCCGCGCGCCTTCGCCGACCCATGGCACGATTGGCTGCTCGACGGGTTGCAGGCCAGCCGCGCTGCGCTGGGCGGGGGGTGGATGGACCGCTACCTCAATGCGCCGATCTGGCGCTTCACGCTGGAGGCCGGAATCTGCGGGCCGCAGGCGGCGGCCGGGGTGATGATGCCAAGCGTCGACAAGGCCGGGCGGCAGTTCCCGCTGGCGCTGGTCGCCCTGTTCGCCCCCGGCCGGACCGCCGCCGGAGCCGAAAGCGATGCCGCATGGTTCGAGGCGGCGGAGGAGTTGGCGCTGTCCGTCCTGACCCACACGCTGGACGTGGAGGCCTTCGTCGGCTCCGTCGCTGCGCTGTCGGTGCCGCAACAATCGGGTGAGGCGCCTTCCACCGGCGCCCGCTGGTGGACGCTGGGCGGGGAGGGCGTGGCGGAGCAGGGCTTCACCAGCGCCGGCTTGCCGCCTTCCGCGAACTTCACCCATTTCCTGACCGGCCGTGCCGAGGAGGAGGGGGCGTGA